In a single window of the Micromonospora sp. WMMD1155 genome:
- a CDS encoding PadR family transcriptional regulator — MADSGVNPTAAALLGLLHEGPMTGGQLMAAAERRLAPYWSMTRSQVYRELPVLAERGFVRLGKPGPRMSQPYALTASGKRTFSRWLAENPGRDTIRNPIALRMAFGNLHSASQLKGLYASANEYHTEALAQVREQVKNAKRDGETYDASALEFAVAYHKAALSWLKSAPVG, encoded by the coding sequence ATGGCGGATTCCGGAGTCAACCCCACGGCGGCGGCCCTGCTCGGGCTCCTGCACGAGGGCCCGATGACAGGCGGTCAGTTGATGGCCGCCGCTGAGCGCCGTCTGGCGCCGTACTGGTCGATGACCCGCAGTCAGGTCTACCGCGAGTTGCCGGTGCTGGCCGAACGGGGTTTCGTGCGTCTCGGTAAGCCGGGGCCGCGGATGAGCCAGCCGTACGCACTCACCGCCAGCGGGAAACGGACGTTTTCCCGCTGGCTGGCGGAGAACCCGGGGCGGGACACGATCCGCAACCCGATCGCGCTGCGGATGGCCTTCGGCAACCTGCACTCGGCGAGCCAGCTGAAGGGCCTGTACGCCTCGGCCAACGAATACCACACCGAGGCTCTCGCCCAGGTCCGGGAACAGGTCAAGAACGCCAAACGGGACGGCGAGACGTACGACGCCAGCGCGCTGGAGTTCGCCGTCGCCTACCACAAGGCGGCCCTGTCCTGGCTGAAGTCCGCCCCGGTCGGGTGA